A stretch of the Enterobacter mori genome encodes the following:
- a CDS encoding capsule biosynthesis GfcC family protein — protein MKTLIHVALLASLATPLAWSAGTVKVYTPDNAQPKTLTNAEHLLDLVGQPRLANSWWPGAVISERQATVVAEQQHLALLARLTGLAEQEDGDDAAAINNVRQQLQALKVTGRQKVNLDPDEVRVAEKGNPTLEGEYTLWLPVKPTTVTVMGLISSPGKKPFTPGRDVASYLDEQSLLSGADNSYAWIVYPDGHTQKAPVAYWNKRHIEPMPGSVIFVGFADHFWTKAYDGLNADILHSLTQRIPD, from the coding sequence ATGAAAACGCTCATTCACGTTGCGCTTCTCGCCAGTCTTGCCACGCCGCTGGCATGGTCTGCGGGGACAGTGAAGGTCTACACGCCGGACAACGCGCAACCCAAAACCTTAACTAACGCAGAGCATCTGCTCGATCTCGTTGGACAACCAAGGCTGGCTAACAGCTGGTGGCCGGGTGCGGTTATCAGCGAGCGTCAGGCAACGGTCGTGGCGGAACAACAACACCTTGCCCTGCTGGCTCGCCTGACGGGATTGGCGGAGCAGGAAGATGGCGACGATGCCGCCGCTATCAACAACGTTCGCCAGCAGCTCCAGGCGCTGAAGGTAACAGGCCGCCAGAAGGTGAACCTTGATCCAGATGAAGTGCGCGTCGCGGAAAAGGGTAACCCCACGCTTGAGGGGGAGTACACGCTCTGGCTGCCGGTGAAGCCGACGACGGTGACCGTGATGGGGCTAATCAGCAGTCCGGGCAAAAAGCCCTTTACCCCCGGTCGCGATGTGGCGAGCTATCTCGACGAACAAAGCCTGCTGAGCGGCGCGGATAACAGCTACGCCTGGATTGTTTACCCCGACGGGCATACGCAAAAAGCACCCGTAGCATACTGGAATAAGCGACATATCGAACCCATGCCCGGCAGCGTGATTTTTGTCGGCTTTGCCGACCATTTCTGGACGAAGGCGTATGACGGGCTTAATGCCGATATCCTTCATTCCCTGACGCAGCGGATACCGGATTAA
- the lysC gene encoding lysine-sensitive aspartokinase 3 has product MTSFVVAKFGGTSVADYDAMNRSADVVLADPNTRLVVLSASAGVTNLLVSLSEGLEATERFVKLDALRKIQFDILERLQNPNVIREEVERLLENITTLAEAASLATSTALTDELVSHGELMSTLLFVEIMRERNVQAQWFDVRKIMRTSDRFGRAEPDVEALAELTNQQLAPRLAEGIVITQGFIGSEAKGRTTTLGRGGSDYTAALLGEALHATRVDIWTDVPGIYTTDPRVVSAAKRIDVIAFEEAAEMATFGAKVLHPATLLPAVRSDIPVFVGSSKDPKAGGTLVCKKTENPPLFRALALRRKQTLVTLHSHNMLHSRGFLAEVFGILARHNISVDLITTSEVSIALTLDTTGSTSTGDTLLTQSLLIELSELCRVEVEENLALVAIIGNKLSRACGVGKEVFGVLDPFNIRMICYGASSYNLCFLVPADQAEPVVQKLHQNLFE; this is encoded by the coding sequence ATGACGAGTTTTGTGGTCGCCAAGTTTGGCGGCACCAGTGTGGCCGATTACGATGCCATGAACCGCAGCGCCGATGTGGTGCTGGCCGATCCGAATACCCGCCTGGTGGTGCTTTCTGCATCCGCTGGCGTGACGAACCTGCTGGTTTCTCTGTCTGAAGGACTTGAAGCGACAGAACGTTTCGTGAAGCTGGATGCACTGCGCAAAATTCAGTTCGACATCCTGGAACGTCTGCAAAATCCGAACGTGATCCGCGAGGAAGTGGAACGTCTGCTGGAAAATATTACCACCCTGGCAGAAGCGGCTTCTCTGGCGACCTCCACCGCCCTGACCGACGAACTGGTCAGTCACGGTGAACTGATGTCCACCCTGCTGTTTGTTGAAATCATGCGCGAACGTAACGTTCAGGCGCAGTGGTTTGACGTGCGTAAAATCATGCGTACCAGCGACCGCTTTGGCCGCGCCGAACCGGATGTTGAAGCGCTGGCTGAACTGACCAACCAGCAACTGGCCCCGCGCCTGGCGGAAGGCATAGTGATCACCCAGGGCTTTATTGGTAGCGAAGCGAAAGGACGCACGACGACGCTGGGTCGCGGCGGCAGTGACTACACCGCCGCGCTGCTGGGTGAAGCCCTGCATGCAACACGCGTGGATATCTGGACTGACGTTCCGGGCATTTATACTACCGACCCGCGCGTCGTCTCTGCGGCAAAACGTATTGATGTGATCGCCTTTGAAGAAGCGGCTGAAATGGCGACTTTCGGCGCTAAAGTGCTGCACCCGGCAACGCTGCTGCCTGCGGTGCGCAGCGATATTCCTGTCTTCGTGGGCTCCAGTAAAGATCCAAAAGCGGGCGGCACGCTGGTCTGCAAGAAAACCGAGAACCCGCCACTCTTCCGCGCGCTGGCCCTGCGCCGTAAGCAGACGCTGGTGACGTTACACAGCCATAATATGCTGCACTCTCGCGGCTTCCTGGCGGAAGTGTTTGGCATTCTGGCGCGCCATAATATCTCCGTGGACCTGATCACCACCTCTGAAGTGAGCATCGCGCTGACGCTGGACACCACCGGCTCAACCTCTACTGGCGACACCCTGTTGACGCAATCACTGCTGATTGAACTGTCTGAACTGTGTCGCGTGGAAGTGGAAGAAAACCTGGCGCTGGTGGCTATCATTGGCAACAAACTGTCGCGCGCCTGCGGCGTGGGCAAAGAGGTGTTTGGCGTCCTCGACCCGTTCAACATTCGCATGATCTGCTACGGCGCGTCCAGCTACAACCTCTGCTTCCTGGTGCCTGCCGATCAGGCTGAGCCGGTCGTGCAGAAACTTCATCAGAATTTGTTTGAATAA
- a CDS encoding YjbH domain-containing protein: protein MKRTYLYSMLALCVSAACHAETYPAPIGPSQSDFGGVGLLQTPTARMAREGEISLNYRDNDQYRYYSASVQLFPWLETTLRYTDVRTKQYSSVDAFSGDQTYKDKAFDVKLRLWEESYWMPQVSVGAKDIGGTGLFDAEYIVASKAWGPFDFSLGLGWGYLGTSGNVKNPFCTYSDKYCYRDNSYQKAGSINGDQMFHGPASLFGGVEYQTPWQPLRLKLEYEGNDYSQDFAGKIEQKSKFNVGAIYRVTDWADVNLSYERGNTVMFGFTLRTNFNDMRPHYNDNARPAYQPEPQDAILQHSVVANQLTLLKYNAGLADPKIQTKGDTLYVTGEQVKYRDSREGIERANRIVMNDLPEGIRTIRVTENRLNLPQVTTETDVASLKRHLEGEPLGHETELVQKRVEPVVPDTTEQGWYIDKSRFDFHIDPVLNQSVGGPENFYMYQLGAMATADLWVTDHLLTTGSLFGNIANNYDKFNYTNPPNDSKLPRVRTRVREYVQNNAYVNNLQANYFQYFGNGFYGQVYGGYLETMFGGAGAEVLYRPVDSNWAFGIDANYVKQRDWRSAQDMMKFTDYSVKTGHLTAYWTPSFAQDVLVKASVGQYLAGDKGGTLDISKHFDSGVVVGGYATITNVSPDEYGEGDFTKGVYVSIPLDLFSSGPTRSRAAVGWTPLTRDGGQQLGRKFQLYDMTSDKNINFR, encoded by the coding sequence ATGAAAAGAACCTATCTCTACAGCATGCTGGCGCTGTGCGTAAGCGCTGCCTGCCATGCGGAAACGTATCCGGCGCCCATTGGACCGTCGCAATCAGACTTCGGCGGCGTCGGTTTACTGCAAACCCCTACCGCGCGTATGGCACGCGAGGGGGAGATCAGCCTCAACTATCGCGATAACGACCAGTATCGCTACTACTCCGCCTCGGTACAGCTGTTCCCGTGGCTTGAAACCACGCTGCGCTATACGGACGTGCGAACGAAACAGTACAGCAGCGTCGACGCGTTCTCCGGCGATCAGACCTATAAGGACAAAGCCTTCGACGTCAAGCTGCGCCTGTGGGAAGAGAGCTACTGGATGCCGCAGGTCTCCGTGGGTGCAAAAGATATCGGCGGGACCGGCCTGTTTGATGCGGAATATATCGTGGCCAGCAAAGCCTGGGGACCGTTTGATTTCTCGCTCGGTCTTGGCTGGGGGTATCTCGGCACCAGCGGTAACGTGAAAAACCCGTTTTGTACCTACAGCGATAAATACTGCTACCGCGATAACAGCTACCAGAAAGCGGGCTCCATCAACGGGGACCAGATGTTCCATGGTCCGGCGTCGCTGTTTGGCGGTGTAGAGTATCAAACGCCCTGGCAGCCATTACGCCTGAAGCTGGAGTATGAAGGGAATGACTACTCGCAGGACTTCGCCGGGAAAATTGAGCAGAAGAGCAAGTTTAACGTCGGCGCCATTTACCGCGTCACCGATTGGGCCGACGTTAACCTCAGCTACGAGCGTGGCAATACCGTGATGTTTGGCTTCACGCTGCGCACCAACTTTAACGATATGCGTCCGCACTATAACGACAATGCGCGGCCTGCGTATCAGCCGGAGCCGCAGGATGCGATCCTCCAGCACTCCGTGGTCGCCAATCAGCTGACGTTACTGAAATACAATGCCGGTCTGGCCGATCCGAAAATCCAGACCAAGGGCGACACGCTGTACGTCACCGGCGAGCAGGTGAAATACCGCGACTCGCGCGAAGGGATCGAGCGCGCCAACCGGATCGTTATGAACGATCTGCCGGAGGGGATCCGCACGATCCGCGTGACGGAAAACCGCCTCAACCTGCCGCAGGTGACGACCGAAACGGACGTCGCCAGCCTCAAGCGCCATCTGGAAGGTGAACCGCTCGGGCATGAAACCGAGCTGGTGCAAAAACGCGTTGAGCCCGTGGTGCCAGACACCACGGAGCAGGGCTGGTATATCGATAAATCGCGCTTTGATTTCCATATCGATCCGGTACTGAACCAGTCCGTCGGCGGGCCGGAAAACTTCTACATGTATCAGCTGGGTGCGATGGCGACGGCGGATCTGTGGGTCACCGACCACCTGCTGACCACCGGCAGCCTGTTCGGCAACATTGCGAACAACTACGACAAGTTTAACTACACGAACCCGCCGAACGACTCAAAGCTGCCGCGCGTGCGTACCCGCGTGCGTGAGTATGTTCAGAACAACGCTTACGTGAACAACCTGCAGGCCAACTACTTCCAGTACTTCGGCAACGGCTTCTACGGCCAGGTGTACGGCGGGTATCTGGAAACCATGTTCGGCGGTGCGGGGGCAGAGGTGCTGTACCGTCCTGTTGACAGCAACTGGGCGTTTGGGATTGACGCTAACTACGTCAAACAGCGTGACTGGCGCAGCGCGCAGGACATGATGAAGTTCACCGACTACAGCGTCAAAACCGGCCACCTGACCGCCTACTGGACGCCTTCGTTCGCGCAGGACGTGCTGGTGAAAGCCAGCGTCGGCCAGTATCTGGCGGGTGATAAGGGCGGTACGCTGGATATCTCCAAACACTTCGACAGCGGCGTCGTGGTGGGCGGCTATGCCACCATCACCAACGTTTCGCCGGACGAATACGGGGAAGGGGACTTCACCAAAGGGGTCTATGTGTCGATTCCGCTGGATCTGTTCTCGTCAGGGCCAACCCGCAGCCGTGCGGCAGTGGGCTGGACGCCGCTGACGCGTGACGGCGGCCAGCAGCTTGGACGTAAGTTCCAGCTGTATGATATGACCAGCGATAAGAATATTAACTTCCGCTGA
- a CDS encoding YjbF family lipoprotein has protein sequence MKRPAIIMICLLLQACSATTKGLGNSLWDSLFGTPGVHLTDDELQNMPYASQYMQLNDGPQLFVVLAFDENGQQKWVTQDQATIVTQHGRIVKTLLGGDNLLEVNNLADDPLIKPNQITDGASWTRTMGWTEHQQVRYATARSTFRWDGTDSVNVGSDETETRVLDEEVTTDQATWHNRYWIDEEGHIRQSLQYLGAGFFPVKTTLIKAAKS, from the coding sequence GTGAAGCGACCTGCAATCATTATGATTTGCCTGCTGTTGCAGGCGTGCTCAGCCACTACCAAAGGGCTGGGAAACTCCCTGTGGGACAGCCTGTTCGGTACGCCAGGCGTGCATCTGACCGATGACGAACTGCAGAACATGCCGTATGCCAGCCAGTACATGCAGCTTAACGATGGCCCGCAACTGTTTGTGGTGCTCGCTTTCGATGAAAACGGGCAGCAGAAATGGGTGACGCAGGATCAGGCCACCATCGTGACGCAGCATGGTCGTATCGTGAAAACGCTGCTGGGGGGTGACAATCTGCTTGAGGTAAACAACCTCGCCGACGATCCGCTGATCAAACCTAATCAGATCACCGACGGCGCAAGCTGGACGCGCACAATGGGTTGGACTGAACACCAGCAGGTGCGCTACGCCACGGCGCGTTCTACCTTCCGCTGGGACGGCACCGACAGTGTCAACGTCGGTAGCGACGAAACAGAGACTCGCGTGCTGGATGAAGAGGTCACGACCGACCAGGCGACCTGGCATAACCGCTACTGGATAGATGAAGAAGGGCACATTCGCCAGTCCCTGCAGTATCTCGGTGCCGGTTTCTTCCCGGTGAAAACAACCCTGATCAAGGCGGCGAAATCATGA
- the pgi gene encoding glucose-6-phosphate isomerase yields the protein MKNINPTQTAAWQALQKHFDEMKDVTIADLFAKDADRFNKFSATFDDLMLVDFSKNRITEETLAKLQDLAKETELADAIKSMFSGEKINRTEDRAVLHVALRNRSNTPIIVDGKDVMPEVNAVLEKMKAFSEAIISGSWKGYTGKAITDVVNIGIGGSDLGPFMVTEALRPYKNHLNMHFVSNVDGTHIAEVLKKVNPETTLFLVASKTFTTQETMTNAHSARDWFLKTAGDNKHVAKHFAALSTNGKAVGEFGIDTANMFEFWDWVGGRYSLWSAIGLSIILSVGFDNFVELLSGAHAMDKHFSTTAPEKNLPVLLALIGIWYNNFFGAETEAILPYDQYMHRFAAYFQQGNMESNGKYVDRNGNAVDYQTGPIIWGEPGTNGQHAFYQLIHQGTKMVPCDFIAPAITHNALSDHHPKLLSNFFAQTEALAFGKSREVVEQEYRDQGKDPATLDHVVPFKVFEGNRPTNSILLREITPFSLGALIALYEHKIFTQGAILNIFTFDQWGVELGKQLANRILPELGDDKAIDSHDSSTNGLINRYKAWRA from the coding sequence ATGAAAAACATCAACCCAACGCAGACCGCTGCCTGGCAGGCACTACAGAAACATTTTGATGAAATGAAAGACGTCACCATCGCGGATCTGTTCGCGAAAGATGCCGATCGTTTCAATAAGTTCTCCGCGACCTTCGACGACCTGATGCTGGTGGATTTCTCCAAAAACCGCATTACCGAAGAGACGCTGGCAAAACTGCAGGATCTGGCGAAAGAGACTGAGCTTGCCGACGCCATCAAATCCATGTTCTCCGGTGAGAAAATCAACCGTACCGAAGACCGCGCCGTGCTGCACGTGGCGCTGCGTAACCGTAGCAATACCCCAATCATCGTTGACGGCAAAGATGTCATGCCTGAAGTGAACGCGGTGCTGGAAAAGATGAAAGCCTTCTCTGAAGCAATCATCTCCGGCAGCTGGAAAGGCTACACCGGTAAGGCTATCACCGACGTGGTGAACATCGGTATCGGCGGTTCTGACCTCGGCCCATTCATGGTGACCGAAGCGCTGCGTCCGTACAAAAACCACCTCAACATGCATTTCGTGTCTAACGTTGATGGTACCCACATTGCCGAAGTGCTGAAGAAGGTGAACCCGGAAACCACCCTGTTCCTGGTCGCGTCCAAAACCTTCACCACCCAGGAAACCATGACCAACGCCCACAGCGCGCGCGACTGGTTCCTGAAAACGGCTGGCGACAACAAACACGTGGCGAAACACTTCGCGGCGCTGTCTACCAACGGTAAAGCGGTGGGCGAGTTCGGTATTGATACCGCGAACATGTTCGAGTTCTGGGACTGGGTTGGCGGCCGCTACTCACTCTGGTCCGCGATTGGTCTGTCCATCATCCTGTCCGTGGGCTTCGACAACTTCGTTGAGCTGCTCTCCGGCGCGCATGCGATGGATAAACACTTCTCCACCACCGCGCCTGAAAAAAACCTGCCGGTGCTGCTGGCGCTGATTGGGATCTGGTACAACAACTTCTTCGGCGCTGAAACCGAAGCGATCCTGCCATACGACCAGTACATGCACCGCTTTGCGGCCTACTTCCAGCAGGGCAACATGGAGTCCAACGGCAAGTACGTTGACCGTAACGGCAACGCGGTGGATTACCAGACGGGCCCAATCATCTGGGGCGAGCCAGGCACCAACGGTCAGCATGCCTTCTACCAGCTGATCCACCAGGGCACCAAAATGGTACCGTGCGATTTCATCGCGCCGGCTATCACGCACAACGCATTGTCTGACCACCATCCGAAGCTGCTGTCCAACTTCTTCGCGCAGACTGAAGCGCTGGCGTTCGGTAAATCTCGCGAGGTGGTTGAGCAGGAATACCGTGATCAGGGTAAAGATCCGGCAACCCTGGACCACGTTGTGCCGTTCAAAGTGTTCGAAGGCAACCGTCCAACCAACTCCATCCTGCTGCGCGAAATCACCCCGTTCAGCCTGGGTGCGCTGATTGCCCTGTACGAGCACAAGATCTTCACTCAGGGCGCTATCCTGAACATCTTCACTTTTGACCAGTGGGGCGTTGAGCTGGGCAAACAGCTGGCAAACCGCATTCTGCCAGAGCTGGGTGACGATAAAGCGATCGACAGCCACGACAGCTCTACAAACGGCCTGATTAACCGCTATAAAGCATGGCGTGCGTAA
- the yjbE gene encoding exopolysaccharide production protein YjbE: MKKVLYGIFAISALAATSVYAAPVQVGEAAGSAATSASAGSSTAASTSTVSSAVGVALAATGGGDGSNTGTTTTTTTSTQ, translated from the coding sequence ATGAAAAAAGTACTGTATGGCATTTTTGCCATATCTGCGCTTGCGGCGACATCTGTTTATGCTGCTCCGGTTCAGGTCGGGGAAGCGGCAGGGTCGGCTGCGACGTCTGCGTCTGCGGGAAGTTCTACCGCAGCCAGCACCAGCACCGTAAGTTCAGCCGTGGGTGTCGCGCTGGCGGCAACCGGTGGCGGTGATGGCTCCAATACCGGAACCACGACCACCACGACGACCAGCACCCAGTAA